One Gloeothece verrucosa PCC 7822 DNA window includes the following coding sequences:
- a CDS encoding patatin-like phospholipase family protein: MALPTCITATRLSIEERELTGKEGLESVLLGGGISAIVLYLVSITREWLRSQVSLLPIVIKVIEVVSKHRTEGYLIKTPEGIELARGHLPTIAFVFVELLVYLVIFFLFAPPQIPQPNQIKKAPKRRESPALLYVLLILSVFAVTLGALSFYFDFYRIPVLVFFVIVFAFSYWFFAVDHYYQLYPDSLTNKSEFQGLCDFKTVLDKRLEFQKNGKTLVVVCASGGGIQAAGWTAQILTGLQSLLGESFSKSIGLISSVSGGSVGAMYYLDGCEDSTGCPPNNEKELEKIFYRATSDSLDATGWGLAYPDLWRLISIPWLAPKMLDRGTALERDWQQEMKNPDQLTTLATWRTKILDGKLPIPIFNATLVENGKRFLISPMNFNDVQNKNIRASENIVADFNCLYGDYDLAVTSGARLSATFPYVSPICRNTPAKNVDKNYHVADGGYFDNSGFVTILEWLNKWLNPDKKLNIKRVIILQINPFPKSPPTDRVEGSKGWFMSTIGPVLALLKVRDPVLVQRNAEEVQTFKKRWEIDNPSVEINYYPIFFPVFTQESQKIQATPFFNEGKRYAPPLSWKLTRREKEAIQKAWDIIKQDISPNDPNEAIKKVIQDLKNKWQQVKQEQQWS, encoded by the coding sequence TTGGCATTACCCACTTGTATTACAGCGACGCGGCTTTCAATAGAAGAGAGAGAATTAACTGGTAAAGAAGGCTTAGAATCAGTGCTTCTAGGAGGAGGAATCAGTGCTATAGTTTTGTATCTTGTCAGCATCACTCGTGAGTGGTTAAGGTCTCAGGTATCCCTTTTACCGATAGTTATCAAGGTGATTGAGGTAGTGAGCAAACATAGAACTGAGGGATATCTCATTAAAACACCCGAAGGAATAGAATTAGCTCGAGGTCATCTACCCACTATTGCTTTTGTTTTCGTTGAATTGTTAGTTTACCTAGTGATTTTTTTCCTCTTTGCGCCGCCCCAAATTCCCCAACCTAATCAAATTAAAAAGGCTCCAAAAAGAAGAGAATCTCCCGCTTTATTATATGTATTACTGATTCTCTCAGTGTTCGCTGTAACTTTAGGAGCATTATCTTTTTATTTTGATTTCTATCGCATTCCCGTTTTAGTTTTCTTTGTGATAGTTTTTGCCTTTAGCTATTGGTTTTTTGCGGTTGATCATTATTATCAATTATATCCAGATTCTCTGACTAACAAGAGCGAGTTTCAAGGACTGTGCGATTTTAAAACAGTTCTCGATAAACGTCTGGAATTTCAAAAGAACGGAAAAACTCTAGTGGTTGTCTGTGCCAGTGGTGGAGGAATTCAAGCCGCCGGTTGGACAGCACAAATTTTAACCGGATTACAATCATTATTAGGAGAATCATTTAGCAAATCTATCGGCTTAATTAGTTCTGTGTCTGGCGGTTCAGTGGGAGCCATGTATTATTTAGATGGCTGTGAGGATAGCACAGGATGCCCTCCTAACAATGAAAAAGAATTAGAAAAGATTTTTTATAGAGCAACCTCAGATAGTTTAGATGCCACAGGATGGGGATTAGCTTATCCGGATTTATGGCGTTTAATTAGTATTCCTTGGTTGGCTCCAAAAATGCTGGATCGGGGGACTGCTTTAGAAAGAGATTGGCAACAAGAAATGAAAAATCCCGACCAATTAACCACTCTAGCAACTTGGCGAACAAAAATCCTTGACGGGAAACTGCCCATTCCTATTTTTAATGCGACGCTGGTGGAAAATGGAAAGCGATTTTTGATTTCCCCGATGAATTTTAATGACGTTCAGAACAAAAATATTAGAGCTTCTGAAAATATTGTCGCCGATTTTAATTGCCTTTATGGTGACTACGACCTAGCGGTTACTTCAGGAGCGCGGCTATCAGCCACATTTCCCTATGTGTCACCCATTTGCCGTAACACGCCCGCCAAAAATGTCGACAAAAATTATCATGTCGCCGATGGAGGCTATTTTGATAATTCGGGATTTGTGACCATTTTAGAATGGCTCAATAAATGGTTAAACCCGGACAAAAAATTAAACATCAAAAGAGTGATTATATTACAGATCAACCCCTTTCCTAAATCTCCCCCAACAGACAGAGTAGAAGGGAGTAAGGGTTGGTTCATGAGTACAATCGGACCCGTTCTGGCGCTGTTGAAAGTTCGAGACCCCGTTTTAGTACAACGCAATGCAGAGGAAGTGCAAACCTTCAAGAAACGTTGGGAAATAGACAATCCGTCTGTAGAAATTAATTATTACCCGATTTTCTTTCCGGTTTTCACACAAGAATCCCAGAAAATTCAAGCAACCCCCTTCTTTAATGAAGGAAAGCGCTATGCGCCCCCCCTTTCTTGGAAATTAACCCGAAGAGAAAAAGAGGCTATTCAAAAGGCTTGGGACATTATTAAACAAGACATTTCTCCCAATGATCCCAATGAAGCCATTAAAAAGGTGATTCAAGACCTTAAAAATAAATGGCAACAAGTCAAACAAGAGCAGCAATGGTCGTAG